The Opitutus sp. ER46 genome contains a region encoding:
- a CDS encoding AsmA-like C-terminal region-containing protein, translating into MKPFRRFLQEALRQVAGAGVTFLFYMLWTALAVVAFAQVYILTHNELALPGFLLRRIEARLEETGMRASFERAVFDPTGRILVESPKLFLPGYSDPVVTAKAAYVGLNPWRLAVGQFEPDEIRLIAGALQVPAMLSPSGRSEPLVRDIDALLLPSDRELRIRQISARVNGLVVSLHGSVALPRGAAGARSDLGARLRTGFPEYCKNALEWTRQLSALEQPVLDIALEPSATRLALVTLELTARGLQVEKPVPVSVQRFRVTTLFPLWGEDTSATHLDVQADEVRAPGSVVVRNLHADLRARLHPKARRLEPVELRASADSVQTPEGTVLDVSGTFRPLSLSAWEADLAARLLDSRLGVKGEVDLNLKTAQLQAAGEISPRVLDIVNQHTRVDVRKYFDFDALQLGRADVTIGPGWRFQRLTASVALQGIHAYGITMEDGYAVVELDPQRFYAPVAYARIGENYAHGSYEHIFATHEYRFLLDGRLRPLAISGWFHDWWPRFFRRFDFPVAPPPASVDVHGFWREGRRTSVFVFADSPSPVILGQPLQRVRTRLFIRPGFYDGLEIFGVDPTGGRVQGTFAVTTDVESAEVRAFEFDGKSTVPLEVAARMIGPVSDPVLGPFQVAKAPTVTARGRFDGPGAPAPRHSSLDLRAQSTGEFKYHHLRFEDAVFTAVLRDDELTVEGVEAKFAGGTARGKAKVTGLGTQRRLAVQGTVADASLGAAVAALQNFSAERKGLPNPPAGKFVQEKANVRVDLVASVEGDYSAPLSFQGEGNAVLRGPEIGEVALFGPLSELLKFTALRFTTGHATMKLNGAKLLFPDVKFRGANSGIDAHGEYAFDRQQLDFRAKVYPFQESDNVLKSVVGVVLTPFSMIFEVKLTGTLEKPDWTFVRGPTNFLRSLAGDSEPTPPAAPANGTAPSTPANGTPPAKPATAEAPRGELPEVRFPPPAPTPQPEKK; encoded by the coding sequence ATGAAGCCCTTTCGTCGCTTCCTGCAGGAGGCTCTGCGCCAGGTGGCGGGGGCAGGCGTGACCTTTCTGTTTTACATGCTGTGGACGGCGCTCGCGGTCGTCGCGTTCGCGCAGGTCTACATCCTCACGCACAACGAGCTCGCGCTGCCCGGCTTCCTGCTGCGGCGCATCGAGGCGCGGCTGGAGGAGACCGGGATGCGCGCGTCGTTCGAACGCGCGGTGTTCGACCCGACCGGACGCATCCTCGTCGAGTCGCCCAAGCTGTTCCTGCCGGGCTATTCCGATCCGGTGGTGACCGCGAAGGCCGCCTACGTGGGGCTCAATCCCTGGCGGCTCGCCGTTGGCCAGTTCGAACCCGACGAGATCCGCCTGATCGCGGGCGCGCTGCAGGTGCCGGCCATGCTCTCGCCAAGCGGTCGGAGCGAGCCGCTGGTGCGCGATATCGATGCCCTGCTGCTGCCGAGCGATCGCGAACTGCGCATCCGGCAGATCAGCGCGCGCGTGAACGGTCTCGTCGTCTCCCTCCACGGTTCCGTGGCCCTGCCGCGGGGCGCCGCCGGTGCCCGGAGCGATCTCGGCGCCCGGCTGCGCACCGGCTTTCCCGAGTACTGCAAGAACGCGCTGGAGTGGACCCGGCAGCTCAGCGCGCTGGAACAGCCGGTGCTCGACATCGCGCTGGAGCCGTCGGCCACCCGCCTGGCCCTCGTGACGCTGGAGCTGACCGCGCGGGGGCTGCAGGTGGAGAAACCGGTGCCCGTGTCGGTGCAGCGCTTCCGCGTGACGACCCTGTTTCCGCTCTGGGGCGAGGACACGTCGGCCACCCACCTCGATGTGCAGGCCGACGAGGTGCGAGCGCCCGGTTCGGTGGTGGTGCGCAATTTGCACGCGGACCTGCGCGCCCGGCTGCACCCCAAGGCCAGGCGGCTGGAACCGGTGGAACTTCGGGCCTCGGCCGACTCCGTGCAGACGCCGGAGGGGACGGTGCTGGATGTCTCCGGGACCTTCCGGCCGTTGTCACTTTCGGCCTGGGAAGCGGACCTGGCGGCGCGGCTCCTCGATTCGCGGCTTGGCGTAAAGGGCGAAGTCGACCTCAACCTGAAGACGGCGCAGCTGCAGGCCGCGGGTGAGATCTCGCCCCGGGTGCTCGACATCGTGAACCAGCACACGCGCGTCGACGTGCGGAAGTACTTCGATTTTGACGCGCTCCAATTGGGGCGGGCCGACGTGACGATCGGGCCCGGATGGCGGTTCCAGCGGCTGACGGCGAGCGTCGCGCTCCAGGGAATTCACGCCTACGGGATCACGATGGAAGACGGGTATGCCGTCGTGGAGCTGGATCCGCAGCGCTTCTATGCCCCGGTGGCCTACGCCCGCATCGGCGAGAACTACGCCCACGGCAGCTACGAGCACATTTTTGCGACGCACGAGTATCGCTTTCTCCTCGATGGCCGGCTGCGGCCGCTGGCGATCTCCGGGTGGTTCCATGACTGGTGGCCGCGCTTCTTCCGGCGTTTTGATTTTCCCGTGGCCCCGCCGCCCGCGAGTGTCGACGTGCATGGTTTCTGGCGGGAGGGACGACGGACCAGTGTCTTCGTCTTCGCCGACAGCCCCTCGCCGGTGATCCTGGGCCAGCCGCTGCAGCGTGTCAGAACCCGCCTGTTCATCCGCCCGGGCTTCTACGACGGGCTGGAAATCTTTGGCGTCGATCCTACCGGGGGGAGGGTGCAGGGGACTTTCGCCGTGACGACGGACGTCGAATCCGCGGAGGTGCGCGCGTTTGAGTTCGACGGAAAGTCGACGGTGCCGCTCGAGGTGGCGGCGCGGATGATCGGTCCGGTGAGCGACCCGGTGCTGGGACCGTTCCAAGTGGCGAAGGCGCCGACCGTCACCGCCCGGGGACGCTTTGACGGCCCGGGCGCGCCGGCTCCGCGTCACTCGAGCCTGGATCTGCGGGCCCAGAGTACGGGCGAATTCAAGTATCACCACCTGCGCTTCGAGGACGCCGTGTTCACGGCGGTGCTGCGCGATGACGAACTCACGGTGGAGGGCGTCGAGGCCAAGTTTGCCGGCGGGACGGCGCGCGGGAAGGCGAAGGTCACCGGTTTGGGCACCCAGCGCCGGCTGGCCGTGCAAGGGACCGTGGCGGACGCAAGCCTGGGCGCGGCCGTGGCGGCGCTGCAGAACTTCTCGGCCGAGCGGAAAGGGTTGCCGAACCCGCCGGCGGGAAAATTCGTGCAGGAGAAGGCGAACGTCCGGGTGGACCTGGTGGCCTCGGTGGAGGGCGACTACAGCGCTCCGCTCAGCTTTCAGGGCGAGGGCAACGCGGTCCTGCGTGGCCCCGAAATTGGCGAGGTGGCGCTGTTCGGCCCGCTGTCGGAACTGCTCAAGTTCACCGCCCTGCGTTTCACGACCGGCCACGCGACGATGAAGCTGAACGGGGCCAAGCTGCTGTTCCCCGATGTGAAGTTCCGGGGCGCGAACTCTGGCATCGACGCGCATGGCGAGTACGCCTTCGACCGGCAGCAACTCGATTTCCGGGCCAAGGTTTATCCGTTCCAGGAAAGCGACAACGTGCTGAAGAGCGTGGTGGGCGTGGTGCTCACGCCATTCTCGATGATCTTCGAGGTGAAGCTGACGGGTACGCTCGAGAAGCCGGATTGGACCTTTGTGCGCGGGCCGACGAATTTCCTGCGTTCGCTGGCCGGCGATTCTGAACCGACGCCGCCGGCGGCCCCGGCCAACGGCACTGCGCCCAGCACCCCTGCGAACGGCACCCCACCGGCGAAGCCGGCGACGGCGGAAGCGCCGCGGGGCGAACTGCCGGAAGTACGTTTCCCCCCACCGGCGCCCACGCCGCAGCCGGAAAAGAAATAG
- a CDS encoding iron-sulfur cluster assembly protein, with the protein MQRERTLSRDLTATQIPSGDKQTLPNGTRILIHQTLGGSYTVQTDFGLFRVDGADADALGEAVKDTTVKAATLEGGAPDPEAIWGQLRQVFDPEIPVNIVDLGLVYSMDLEEVRDLANGGAPGYKVNVAMTLTAPGCGMGPAIAEDARSKILLVPGVSEADVRITWDPPWNQQMISEEGKMKLGLI; encoded by the coding sequence ATGCAACGCGAACGCACCCTCTCCCGCGACCTCACCGCCACGCAGATTCCCTCTGGCGACAAGCAGACCCTGCCGAACGGCACGCGTATCCTGATTCATCAGACGCTGGGCGGCAGCTACACCGTGCAGACCGACTTTGGGCTCTTCCGCGTCGACGGCGCCGATGCCGATGCCCTGGGCGAGGCGGTGAAGGACACGACCGTCAAGGCCGCCACGCTCGAGGGGGGCGCGCCGGATCCCGAGGCGATCTGGGGGCAGCTCCGGCAGGTGTTCGACCCGGAGATCCCGGTGAACATCGTCGACCTGGGGCTCGTTTACTCGATGGACCTCGAAGAGGTCCGGGACCTCGCGAACGGCGGCGCGCCGGGGTACAAGGTCAATGTGGCCATGACGCTCACCGCGCCCGGCTGCGGCATGGGTCCGGCAATCGCCGAGGACGCCAGGAGCAAGATTCTCCTCGTTCCTGGGGTCTCCGAGGCGGATGTGCGCATCACGTGGGACCCGCCTTGGAATCAGCAGATGATTTCCGAGGAAGGGAAGATGAAGCTGGGCCTGATCTAG
- a CDS encoding DUF4340 domain-containing protein: MRTKVTLVLIFLNVALFFFIFRFERAWRTEDALREARRRVLGAETTEIRTLSVTSTTATGASYTMVRQRDVWVLTDPLDWPANQYAAQNIVAQLQLLENETSFAVSDILKSGRSLADYGLDKPRLTVAFTSSAGGAATASGAPAAGPRTVLQIGDSTNMGNRFYVLSPDGSRVHVVGRALIDAISVPLDQLRADALLTIEVFEARALSVQTSGARVRIRRESGSWLFDTIVNARASRIEMDLTIKELNRLRAKSFPPNPPAVLPSSAPTLRVTLDGTNRSETLFLGEPVRPAGGEGAGAAAKETEYYAQLMNGNSVRSPVFTVVVPSGTNSLLERLQQAQTELRERRIVDFDPLAVTSVTLAAPNQPSLTLQRLDPNAPNSTWHLVRESENAGRPQTLAAESVAVRQLLDRLSLLSATRFESDAPSSAQIEAWGFNRPEREITIMTSTAPGAANRPTILQLGTDKAGAVFARVGRPTDPWRSVYAVDVDLGRDFPVDIASWRDRTIRELPATARIAALKLTDLTTQKVVFETTFGPDGAPTVAPRDPTALGKLLPALRTLRAKRFVRDRFVDQMLLAGDDRTWRYQLDLTVALPAGGAEQTSTSTLFLTDRVGGAQQLAGSREFDVVFEVEQPFLDGLWSVGYGARDPGPQEKKP; encoded by the coding sequence GTGCGTACCAAAGTCACGCTGGTTCTCATCTTCCTCAACGTCGCCCTGTTCTTCTTCATCTTCCGGTTCGAACGGGCCTGGCGCACCGAGGACGCGTTGCGCGAGGCGCGCCGTCGGGTCCTCGGCGCCGAGACGACGGAGATCCGCACCTTGTCCGTGACCAGCACGACTGCGACCGGCGCGTCCTACACCATGGTGCGCCAGCGCGACGTCTGGGTGCTCACCGATCCGCTCGACTGGCCGGCCAACCAGTACGCCGCGCAGAACATCGTCGCCCAGCTGCAGCTGCTGGAGAACGAGACCAGCTTTGCCGTCAGCGACATCCTCAAGAGTGGCCGGTCGCTGGCCGACTACGGCCTGGACAAACCGCGCCTCACGGTGGCCTTCACCTCGAGCGCGGGTGGGGCGGCCACCGCCTCCGGGGCGCCCGCCGCGGGACCACGTACCGTCCTCCAGATCGGTGACTCCACCAACATGGGGAACCGCTTTTACGTGCTCTCACCGGACGGCAGCCGCGTCCACGTCGTCGGCCGCGCCCTCATCGACGCCATCTCCGTCCCGCTCGACCAGCTTCGGGCCGATGCGCTCCTCACGATCGAAGTGTTCGAGGCGCGGGCGCTCAGCGTCCAGACCAGCGGCGCCCGCGTGCGCATTCGCCGCGAAAGCGGCAGCTGGCTCTTCGACACGATCGTCAACGCGCGGGCCAGCCGCATCGAGATGGACCTCACCATCAAGGAGCTGAACCGGCTGCGGGCGAAGTCGTTTCCGCCCAATCCGCCCGCGGTGCTGCCTTCGTCGGCGCCGACCCTGCGCGTGACGCTCGATGGGACGAACCGGAGCGAAACGCTGTTTCTCGGCGAGCCGGTGCGTCCCGCCGGTGGCGAGGGCGCGGGGGCTGCGGCCAAGGAAACCGAGTACTACGCCCAGCTGATGAACGGGAACAGCGTGCGCTCGCCGGTGTTCACCGTGGTCGTGCCGAGCGGAACCAACAGTCTCCTCGAGCGGTTGCAGCAGGCGCAGACCGAGTTGCGCGAGCGCCGCATCGTGGATTTTGATCCGCTGGCGGTCACCTCGGTCACGCTCGCCGCCCCGAACCAGCCTTCGCTCACGCTGCAGCGCCTCGATCCCAACGCGCCCAACAGCACCTGGCATCTGGTGCGGGAATCAGAGAATGCCGGGCGGCCCCAGACCCTCGCCGCCGAGAGTGTCGCGGTACGCCAGTTGCTGGACCGGCTGAGCCTGCTCTCCGCCACCCGCTTCGAGAGCGACGCTCCGTCCAGCGCGCAGATCGAGGCCTGGGGCTTCAACCGTCCGGAGCGTGAGATCACCATCATGACCAGCACCGCGCCGGGGGCGGCGAACCGGCCGACCATCCTGCAGTTGGGCACCGACAAAGCGGGGGCGGTGTTTGCCCGCGTCGGGCGGCCGACTGATCCCTGGCGGTCGGTGTATGCGGTGGATGTCGATCTCGGGCGGGACTTCCCCGTCGACATCGCCTCGTGGCGCGACCGCACGATCCGCGAATTGCCGGCCACCGCGCGCATCGCGGCCCTCAAACTCACCGATCTCACCACCCAGAAGGTGGTCTTCGAGACCACGTTTGGCCCGGATGGCGCGCCGACCGTCGCACCGCGCGATCCCACCGCGCTTGGCAAGCTCCTGCCGGCACTGCGGACCTTGCGCGCGAAACGTTTCGTGCGCGACCGGTTCGTCGACCAGATGCTGCTCGCCGGCGACGACCGCACCTGGCGGTACCAGCTCGACCTCACCGTGGCGCTGCCGGCGGGGGGCGCGGAACAGACGAGCACGAGCACGCTTTTCCTGACTGACCGGGTGGGCGGCGCCCAGCAACTCGCCGGGTCGCGTGAGTTCGACGTCGTGTTCGAGGTGGAGCAGCCGTTCCTCGACGGTCTCTGGAGCGTCGGCTACGGCGCGCGGGATCCTGGTCCACAGGAGAAGAAACCGTGA
- a CDS encoding ABC transporter permease subunit has product MKHFPTLLSHEIRMLLVSPATYFAATLFLAFMGLIFSQILDQYSGAAQDTSPAYVFFHLFWLPVCVMVPLLTMKCFAEERRLGTIETLLTTPVTTTEVVLGKFGAAYLLYLALWATTGGFFYILHKFSADPRFLDPGPLVGGYVFVAVSGLFFVAIGVFASSLTRNQSVAAVLACVMLGMLILGGSVLSTSAWLEQDMFQPVKTGLEYARVFTHRDDFTRGIIDTRQLLFYLSGTVVTLIFSILGVEAKLLHA; this is encoded by the coding sequence ATGAAGCACTTCCCGACGCTCCTCAGTCACGAGATCCGGATGCTGCTGGTTTCCCCGGCCACGTACTTCGCGGCGACGCTGTTCCTGGCGTTCATGGGGCTGATCTTTTCCCAGATCCTCGACCAATACAGCGGGGCCGCGCAGGATACCTCGCCGGCGTACGTCTTCTTCCACCTGTTCTGGCTGCCGGTGTGCGTGATGGTGCCGCTGCTGACGATGAAGTGCTTCGCGGAGGAGCGCCGGTTGGGGACGATTGAGACCCTATTGACGACGCCGGTGACCACGACCGAGGTGGTGCTCGGCAAGTTCGGCGCGGCCTACCTGCTCTATCTCGCCCTCTGGGCTACCACGGGCGGCTTCTTCTACATCCTGCATAAGTTCTCCGCCGATCCCCGCTTCCTGGATCCGGGACCCCTCGTGGGTGGCTATGTTTTCGTGGCGGTCTCGGGCCTCTTCTTTGTGGCGATCGGAGTCTTCGCGAGCTCGCTCACGCGCAACCAATCGGTCGCGGCGGTGCTCGCCTGCGTGATGCTCGGCATGCTCATCCTGGGCGGCAGCGTCCTCTCGACGTCGGCCTGGCTCGAACAGGACATGTTCCAACCGGTGAAGACCGGGCTGGAGTACGCACGGGTGTTCACGCACCGGGATGATTTCACCCGCGGCATCATCGACACGCGCCAACTGCTCTTCTACCTCAGCGGCACCGTGGTGACGCTGATCTTCAGCATCCTCGGCGTGGAGGCCAAACTGCTGCACGCCTGA
- a CDS encoding biotin--[acetyl-CoA-carboxylase] ligase produces MPTAEHVILRELLAHEPNWVSGATLAAKIGVSRVAVWQHMEKLRAAGFAFEAQRSHGYRIAEKPRTLHATLIETQLKVRPKGFSMIVLDTVDSTNDEAARQLAGGRPTPFAVLARRQTRGRGRFGRTWHSDSSANVYASFAFRPRVIPDRMQTFTLWMGVNICAFLENFAKVHPGIKWPNDIVFDGRKAGGMLTEARVDADQIRDLVFGLGLNVNSASSAWPEELSRRAVSLSQLTGGDLDLNRFAAALVGRVLLAYRKFSDADHLETFADLWNHYDVLRGTPVSLHEAGRRHQGIAAGVDDDGALLLRDDRGRVQRFRAGEVTIDKAS; encoded by the coding sequence ATGCCGACTGCCGAACACGTCATCCTGCGGGAACTTCTGGCCCACGAGCCCAACTGGGTTTCGGGCGCGACGCTGGCCGCCAAGATTGGCGTGAGCCGTGTCGCCGTCTGGCAGCACATGGAGAAGCTGCGGGCGGCGGGGTTCGCCTTCGAGGCCCAGCGTTCGCATGGCTACCGGATCGCCGAGAAGCCGCGGACGCTTCACGCCACGTTGATCGAGACGCAGCTCAAGGTGCGCCCCAAGGGGTTCTCCATGATCGTGCTCGATACGGTCGACAGCACCAACGACGAGGCGGCCCGCCAACTCGCGGGCGGACGGCCGACCCCCTTCGCCGTGCTGGCTCGCCGACAGACGCGCGGCCGGGGCCGTTTCGGCCGCACCTGGCACAGTGACTCCAGCGCCAACGTCTACGCCAGTTTCGCCTTTCGTCCGCGCGTGATTCCGGACCGCATGCAGACGTTCACCCTGTGGATGGGGGTGAACATCTGCGCCTTCCTCGAGAACTTCGCCAAGGTGCACCCCGGCATCAAGTGGCCCAACGACATCGTCTTCGACGGGCGCAAGGCCGGCGGCATGCTGACTGAGGCACGGGTCGACGCGGATCAGATCCGCGATCTGGTCTTTGGCCTCGGGCTCAACGTGAACAGCGCGTCCTCGGCCTGGCCGGAGGAGCTCTCCCGTCGGGCCGTCTCGCTTTCCCAGCTCACCGGTGGCGACCTCGATCTCAATCGTTTTGCCGCGGCGCTGGTCGGGCGGGTGCTCCTGGCGTATCGCAAGTTCAGCGACGCCGATCACCTCGAGACGTTCGCCGACCTCTGGAACCATTACGACGTCCTGCGCGGCACCCCGGTCTCGCTCCACGAAGCCGGGCGCCGCCATCAGGGCATTGCGGCCGGCGTGGACGACGACGGGGCGCTCCTCCTGCGCGACGATCGTGGCCGCGTGCAACGTTTTCGCGCCGGCGAGGTGACGATCGACAAGGCCTCCTGA
- a CDS encoding ABC transporter ATP-binding protein has protein sequence MSDPQPPAIEVSHLVKTYAGVSAVSDISFTVAQGEIIGFLGPNGAGKSTTMRILTGYLPATSGSVRICGVPVATHPDEIKRRIGYMPENNPLPEDMRVSEYLYFRGRLKEVPRRKLGPRIDEVLEICDLKRVRHKIIGQLSKGYRQRVGIAEAILAEPPVIIMDEPTIGLDPHQILIVRDLISSLRGRMTVIISSHILPEIEMTCDRVLIINQGRVVAQGTPAELRREILGRTAYELEVAGDLAALPQVVAAADASLRIESDEEAGTPGFRRVRVTTDRDEDIGEPILQALLARQFRVRALSRAHPTLEDVFLAATRRSWDVLVPSAGRTNPPIPRTPQA, from the coding sequence ATGTCCGATCCTCAACCGCCCGCGATTGAAGTCTCCCATCTGGTGAAGACTTACGCCGGCGTTTCGGCCGTGAGTGACATCAGCTTCACCGTGGCGCAGGGCGAGATCATCGGGTTCCTCGGGCCCAACGGCGCCGGCAAGTCGACGACGATGCGTATCCTCACCGGGTACCTGCCCGCCACCTCCGGCTCGGTCCGCATCTGCGGCGTACCGGTGGCGACGCACCCGGACGAGATCAAGCGCCGCATTGGCTACATGCCGGAGAACAACCCGCTGCCCGAGGACATGCGGGTTTCGGAGTATCTCTATTTTCGCGGCCGCCTGAAGGAGGTGCCACGGCGGAAGCTTGGCCCGCGGATCGATGAAGTGCTCGAGATCTGCGACCTGAAGCGCGTTCGCCACAAGATCATCGGCCAGCTCTCGAAGGGCTACCGGCAGCGCGTGGGCATTGCCGAGGCGATCCTGGCCGAACCGCCGGTGATCATCATGGACGAGCCGACCATCGGCCTCGATCCGCACCAGATTCTCATCGTCCGCGACCTCATCTCGAGCCTGCGCGGCCGGATGACGGTGATCATCTCGTCGCACATCCTGCCCGAGATCGAGATGACCTGCGACCGCGTGCTGATCATCAACCAGGGCCGCGTGGTGGCCCAGGGCACGCCGGCCGAACTGCGCCGCGAGATCCTGGGCCGCACCGCCTACGAACTCGAGGTGGCGGGCGACCTGGCCGCGCTGCCTCAGGTGGTGGCCGCGGCGGACGCGAGCCTCCGGATCGAGTCCGACGAGGAGGCCGGCACCCCCGGGTTCCGTCGGGTGCGGGTGACCACCGATCGCGACGAGGACATCGGCGAGCCGATTTTGCAGGCGCTGTTGGCGCGCCAGTTTCGCGTGCGCGCCCTGAGTCGCGCCCATCCGACCCTCGAGGATGTCTTCCTGGCAGCCACCCGTCGCAGCTGGGATGTCCTGGTGCCGTCCGCCGGCCGGACGAACCCGCCGATCCCCCGAACCCCGCAGGCATGA
- a CDS encoding DUF4350 domain-containing protein, with protein sequence MPFFESFRAVRWLRTMNLVLQAVLFLTFVGGLNYLARNHASRIDLTRYRRYSLSPETLSYLKNLKQTVHIYATVTDDTEIPVEVRGLLDEFVHAADSSRGQIKFEIVNVYQDRRRAEQLGLEQPNVLLLVCGENPRAVRVDELYRMRNEGGRPVPEAFIGEQVLTAAVLDVSSPERQHIYFLVGHGELQPDDTNPARGLSSLRNELQIRNFKVDTVDLSISKIPDEAALLVAVAPQSRYSKAEQEKLRQYLSTNAGRLLLLLSPGINASQLGLDDLLLDWGVLVYDDVICETDPVYRTDDGDLIVKHYDPKHPISQPLINYNFYLRLGYTRTVYPDPSKAAGSGLTTTTIAAASPTAWGEVGHRVGLQPKSTNPGNTHPIPGLKPEGQLGVVVASERVAPRGNLAFSVRAGRVVVFGSGDFVANQRINTAGNEALFLSAVNWAVERDAQLNVPARPIQRFQLSLSAADLNRLNYTLWFALPGTMALLGLIVYWTRRK encoded by the coding sequence GTGCCCTTCTTCGAAAGCTTCCGCGCCGTCCGCTGGCTCCGCACGATGAACCTCGTGCTGCAGGCCGTGTTGTTCCTGACCTTCGTGGGCGGACTCAACTACCTCGCGCGGAACCACGCCTCACGCATCGACCTCACCCGCTACCGCCGGTACTCCCTGTCGCCCGAGACGCTGTCCTACCTGAAGAACCTCAAGCAGACGGTGCACATCTACGCGACGGTGACCGACGATACCGAGATTCCCGTCGAGGTGCGCGGCCTGCTCGACGAGTTCGTACACGCGGCGGATTCCTCGCGCGGCCAGATCAAGTTCGAGATCGTCAACGTGTACCAGGACCGGCGCCGGGCGGAACAGCTTGGGCTCGAGCAGCCGAACGTCCTCCTCCTGGTCTGCGGCGAGAACCCCCGCGCGGTGCGGGTCGATGAACTCTACCGCATGCGCAACGAGGGCGGCCGGCCGGTGCCGGAAGCCTTCATCGGCGAGCAGGTGCTGACGGCGGCCGTGCTCGACGTCTCCTCCCCGGAACGCCAGCACATCTACTTTCTCGTCGGCCATGGCGAACTGCAGCCGGACGACACCAATCCGGCGCGAGGGCTTTCCTCCCTGCGCAACGAGCTGCAGATCCGTAATTTCAAGGTCGATACCGTGGATCTCTCCATCTCGAAGATCCCCGACGAGGCGGCGCTGCTGGTCGCGGTCGCACCGCAGTCCCGCTACAGCAAGGCGGAGCAGGAGAAGCTCCGGCAGTACCTGAGCACCAATGCGGGCCGGCTGCTCCTGCTGCTATCCCCGGGCATCAATGCCTCCCAGCTCGGGCTCGATGACCTGCTGCTCGACTGGGGAGTGTTGGTTTACGACGACGTGATCTGCGAGACCGACCCGGTCTATCGCACGGACGATGGCGACCTGATCGTGAAGCACTACGATCCGAAGCACCCGATCTCGCAGCCGCTGATCAACTACAACTTCTACCTTCGGCTCGGCTACACCCGCACCGTCTATCCCGACCCGAGCAAGGCCGCCGGCAGCGGGCTTACCACCACGACGATCGCGGCTGCCTCGCCGACCGCCTGGGGCGAGGTGGGGCACCGCGTGGGCCTCCAGCCCAAGTCCACGAACCCCGGCAACACGCATCCGATCCCCGGGCTCAAGCCCGAGGGCCAGCTTGGCGTCGTCGTCGCCTCGGAACGCGTCGCGCCCCGTGGCAACCTCGCCTTCAGCGTGCGCGCCGGCCGCGTGGTCGTGTTCGGCTCGGGTGACTTCGTGGCCAACCAGCGCATCAACACCGCCGGCAACGAAGCGCTCTTCCTGAGCGCGGTGAACTGGGCCGTGGAGCGGGACGCTCAGCTCAACGTCCCGGCGCGCCCGATCCAGCGCTTCCAGCTTTCGTTGAGCGCGGCCGACCTGAACCGGCTCAACTACACGCTGTGGTTCGCCCTTCCCGGCACCATGGCACTGCTCGGTCTCATCGTGTACTGGACCCGGCGCAAATAA
- a CDS encoding DUF1080 domain-containing protein gives MPSKFLVALAAGALGFLASARAAEPVDLFPRGDLSAWEYVTVPAAPIATVCRAGADGVISVTGKPVGYLATRKSYDNYRLHAEWRWAADAPKNANGGVLLHIASGPKDRAWPVSIQVQTKIGRAGDLLPMAGAVFAEKLSTAAEAKTPQLNRRADRGEHPAGEWNQCDIVCQDGRISVTINGVLQNEVSEVTPGAGKVGFQLEGTAFELRNVRIEPL, from the coding sequence ATGCCCTCCAAGTTTCTCGTTGCCCTGGCCGCTGGCGCGTTGGGCTTCCTCGCGTCCGCTCGCGCCGCGGAGCCGGTCGATCTTTTCCCCCGCGGGGACCTGTCCGCGTGGGAGTACGTGACGGTGCCAGCGGCGCCGATCGCGACCGTGTGCCGCGCCGGGGCTGACGGGGTGATCTCCGTGACAGGCAAGCCGGTCGGTTATCTCGCCACCAGGAAGTCGTACGACAACTACCGGCTGCACGCCGAGTGGCGGTGGGCGGCTGATGCCCCGAAGAACGCGAACGGCGGCGTGCTGCTGCACATCGCGTCCGGCCCGAAGGATCGCGCGTGGCCCGTTTCGATTCAGGTCCAGACGAAGATCGGCCGCGCGGGTGATCTGCTGCCCATGGCCGGAGCGGTGTTTGCCGAGAAGCTTTCGACTGCGGCCGAGGCCAAGACGCCCCAGCTCAACCGCCGGGCGGATCGCGGCGAGCACCCGGCAGGGGAGTGGAATCAATGTGACATCGTGTGCCAGGATGGCCGGATCAGCGTGACGATCAACGGGGTGCTTCAGAACGAAGTGTCCGAAGTCACCCCGGGCGCGGGCAAGGTCGGCTTCCAGCTCGAGGGCACCGCGTTTGAGCTGCGCAACGTGCGGATCGAGCCGCTCTAG